The Streptomyces capitiformicae genome contains the following window.
CCTCATCGACCCAACCGAGGCATCCGACACCGAAGAGCACGGAAGGTAGTCATGTCCGCCACCACTGATGTCACCGACCCCACCCCGAACGTGGCGCGGACGACGACCGACAAGGACAGCCGGCGCGGGCTCGACCTCGGCCGTTTCCGCGAGCTGTCCCTGATCCCGGCCATCCTGGTCCTGATGCTGATCGGGTTCATCGTCTCGCCGGCCTTCCTGACCGCCGATAACCTCATCGGAGTGGCCCAGCAGTCCACCGAACTCAGCCTGCTGGTGCTGGCCACCGCGCTGATCCTGATCGCCGGGCGGATGGACCTGTCCCTGGAGTCCACCATCGGTGTGGCGCCCGTCATCGCCGTATGGCTCGTCCTGCCCACCAGCGGCGCCCGGTTCACGGGCCTCGGACTGCTCCCCGAGTGGACGGCCGTACCGCTCTGTCTGCTGGTGGGCGTGGTGATCGGGGCCGTCAACGGGTTCCTGATCCTGAAGCTGCGCCTCAACGGGTTCATCGTCACCCTCGGCATGCTGACCATGCTGCGCGGCCTCCAGGTCGCCCTGTCGGAGGGCCAGTCCATCGTGGAACTGCCCTCCTCCTTCACCTACCTGGGCAAGGCGTCGTGGCTGGGTGTCCCCGCCGCGATCTGGATCTGCGTGGTGCTGTTCGCCCTCGGCGGCA
Protein-coding sequences here:
- a CDS encoding ABC transporter permease; this encodes MSATTDVTDPTPNVARTTTDKDSRRGLDLGRFRELSLIPAILVLMLIGFIVSPAFLTADNLIGVAQQSTELSLLVLATALILIAGRMDLSLESTIGVAPVIAVWLVLPTSGARFTGLGLLPEWTAVPLCLLVGVVIGAVNGFLILKLRLNGFIVTLGMLTMLRGLQVALSEGQSIVELPSSFTYLGKASWLGVPAAIWICVVLFALGGSALAWLRHGRALYAIGGNAEAARTAGIRVDRIVWAVLILGSVLAAFAGILYSGHYGSISATQGGGWIFQVFAATVIGGVSLNGGKGSVFGALTGVLTLQLVVNVMTLAGVPPLWNQFLNGAIIIVALIISRFASGEKQE